The following proteins are encoded in a genomic region of Amycolatopsis sulphurea:
- a CDS encoding 3-isopropylmalate dehydrogenase — MRLAVIPGDGIGPEVVSEALKVLGEVAPTAEITNYDLGAARWHATGELLPESVLGELRQHDAILLGAVGDPTVPSGILERGLLLRLRFEMDHHVNLRPARLYPGVRGPLSESGDIDMVVVREGTEGPYAGNGGLLRKDTEHEIATEISVNTAFGVRRVVADAFNRAEERPRKHLTLVHKTNVLEHAGSLWSRIVEEVSLEHPDVTVAYSHVDAATIHFVTDPSRFDVIVTDNLFGDIITDLAAAVTGGIGLAASGNLDITRRNPSMFEPVHGSAPDIAGQGLADPTAAVLSVSLLMDHLGQKEASRRIEASVAFDLATRDQASPGATQAIGDRLAALVSSNTLRSAG, encoded by the coding sequence ATGCGGCTCGCGGTGATCCCAGGTGACGGGATCGGGCCCGAGGTGGTCTCCGAGGCGCTGAAGGTGCTCGGCGAAGTAGCACCGACGGCGGAGATCACGAACTACGACCTCGGCGCCGCCCGGTGGCACGCGACCGGGGAGCTGCTTCCCGAATCGGTGCTCGGCGAGCTGCGCCAGCACGACGCGATTCTGCTCGGCGCGGTCGGCGACCCGACGGTGCCCAGCGGCATTCTCGAGCGCGGTCTGCTGCTGCGCCTGCGCTTCGAGATGGACCACCACGTGAACCTGCGCCCCGCGCGGCTGTACCCCGGCGTACGCGGCCCACTGTCCGAGAGCGGCGACATCGACATGGTGGTTGTGCGCGAAGGCACTGAAGGCCCGTACGCGGGCAACGGCGGTCTGCTTCGCAAGGACACCGAGCACGAGATCGCCACCGAGATCAGCGTCAACACCGCGTTCGGCGTACGGCGCGTCGTGGCCGACGCGTTCAACCGCGCCGAGGAGCGGCCTCGTAAGCACCTCACGCTGGTACACAAGACCAACGTGCTGGAGCACGCGGGCTCCCTGTGGTCGCGCATCGTCGAAGAGGTGTCGCTGGAACACCCGGACGTCACCGTCGCGTACTCGCACGTGGACGCCGCGACCATCCACTTCGTCACGGACCCGTCGCGCTTCGACGTGATCGTCACCGACAACCTCTTCGGCGACATCATCACCGACCTCGCCGCCGCAGTGACCGGTGGCATCGGTCTCGCCGCGAGCGGGAACCTCGACATCACCCGGCGCAACCCGAGCATGTTCGAGCCGGTACACGGCAGCGCGCCGGACATCGCGGGGCAGGGGCTGGCGGATCCGACCGCGGCCGTGCTGTCGGTGTCGCTGCTGATGGACCACCTCGGCCAGAAGGAAGCCTCGCGGCGCATCGAGGCCTCGGTGGCCTTCGACCTGGCCACGCGCGATCAGGCCTCGCCAGGCGCCACCCAGGCGATCGGCGACCGGCTGGCCGCGCTGGTGTCCTCGAACACACTGCGCTCCGCCGGCTAG
- a CDS encoding PH domain-containing protein, translated as MAEKEQDQRAEEGRKAVFRIPSTAYLAIGLLTVCVTPVALGEIGGFQWLYVFPLALLVFVARTRTVATKEGMNVRTVFGKRDLPWSSLKGLAITNKARVRAVLGDDTQVPLPTVRTRHLPVLALVSEGKIKDPSGVLSDDELKAGASSEKPAEPAAEDESQKAADETAPSEGEPKE; from the coding sequence GTGGCCGAAAAAGAGCAGGACCAGCGCGCGGAAGAGGGCCGGAAGGCTGTGTTCCGGATTCCCAGCACGGCGTATCTCGCGATCGGTCTGTTGACCGTCTGTGTGACTCCGGTCGCACTCGGCGAGATCGGTGGATTCCAGTGGCTGTACGTCTTCCCGCTCGCCCTGCTCGTGTTCGTCGCGCGCACCCGTACGGTCGCGACGAAGGAAGGCATGAACGTCCGGACCGTCTTCGGCAAGCGCGACCTGCCGTGGTCGTCGCTCAAGGGCTTGGCGATCACGAACAAGGCGCGCGTACGCGCGGTCCTCGGCGACGACACGCAGGTACCCCTTCCCACCGTGCGTACGCGGCATTTACCGGTACTGGCGCTGGTGAGCGAGGGCAAGATCAAGGACCCGTCGGGCGTACTGAGCGACGACGAGCTGAAGGCGGGCGCTTCGAGCGAGAAGCCCGCCGAACCGGCCGCAGAGGACGAGTCGCAGAAAGCGGCGGACGAGACCGCGCCCTCCGAGGGCGAGCCCAAGGAGTAG
- a CDS encoding acetolactate synthase large subunit has translation MTSATSHSDAKPGPTGPAVPGARPKPTPPAGTPVRVTGAQSLVRSLEAVGAEVVFGIPGGTILPAYDPLLDSTKVRHILVRHEQGAGHAATGYAQATGKVGVCMATSGPGATNLVTPLADANMDSVPVVAITGQQSRALIGTDAFQEADICGITMPVTKHNFLVTDPAEIPQAIAEAFHLAATGRPGPVLVDIPKDVLQEMTSFSWPPELRLPGYRPTLRPHGKQVREAAKLIAEARRPVLYVGGGVIKAEAAGALLELAELTDMPVATTLMARGAFPDSHRQHVGMPGMHGSVGAVASMQRADLLIALGARFDDRVTGQLSSFAPEAKIVHADIDPAEISKNRKADVPIVGDCKEIITELIAAVRAEFEHDATPDLSGWWTQIDSWRESYPMGYEWPDDGSLSPQYVIERIGELAGPDAVYTAGVGQHQMWAAQFVKYEKPRTWINSGGLGTMGFAVPAAMGAQFGLPGTQVWAIDGDGCFQMTNQELATCAIEGAPIKVAVINNGNLGMVRQWQNLFYSERYSNTDLGTHKHRIPDFALLAEALGCAGLRCEAKDDVDATIRRAMEINDRPVVIDFVVGKDAQVWPMVAAGTGNDEIMAVRGIRPLFDDDEVSQEATAVAEGEEA, from the coding sequence ATGACCAGTGCCACGTCGCACAGCGACGCGAAGCCCGGGCCGACCGGGCCCGCAGTCCCCGGAGCACGTCCGAAGCCGACTCCCCCGGCCGGTACCCCGGTACGGGTCACCGGCGCGCAGTCGCTCGTCCGCTCGCTCGAGGCGGTCGGCGCCGAGGTCGTTTTCGGTATTCCGGGTGGCACGATCCTCCCCGCCTACGATCCGCTGCTCGATTCCACGAAGGTGCGGCACATCCTGGTGCGGCACGAACAGGGCGCCGGGCATGCCGCGACCGGTTACGCGCAGGCGACCGGCAAGGTCGGCGTCTGCATGGCCACTTCCGGGCCGGGCGCCACGAACCTGGTCACCCCGCTGGCCGACGCGAACATGGACTCGGTGCCGGTGGTGGCCATCACCGGGCAGCAGTCGCGGGCGCTGATCGGCACCGACGCGTTCCAGGAAGCCGACATCTGCGGCATCACCATGCCGGTCACCAAGCACAACTTCCTGGTCACCGACCCGGCCGAGATCCCACAGGCGATCGCCGAGGCGTTCCACCTGGCCGCCACCGGACGGCCCGGCCCGGTGCTGGTCGACATCCCCAAGGACGTGCTGCAGGAGATGACCTCCTTCTCCTGGCCGCCCGAGCTGCGCCTGCCCGGCTATCGGCCCACGTTGCGGCCGCACGGCAAGCAGGTCCGCGAAGCGGCGAAGCTCATCGCCGAGGCGCGCCGCCCCGTGCTCTACGTCGGCGGTGGCGTGATCAAGGCGGAGGCCGCCGGGGCGTTGCTCGAACTCGCCGAGCTGACCGACATGCCGGTCGCCACCACGCTGATGGCCCGCGGGGCGTTCCCCGATTCGCACCGTCAGCACGTCGGCATGCCCGGAATGCACGGCTCGGTGGGCGCGGTCGCCTCGATGCAGCGTGCGGACCTGCTGATCGCGCTCGGCGCACGGTTCGACGACCGGGTCACCGGCCAGCTCTCGTCGTTCGCGCCGGAGGCGAAGATCGTGCACGCGGACATCGACCCCGCGGAGATCTCCAAGAACCGCAAGGCCGACGTGCCGATCGTGGGGGACTGCAAGGAGATCATCACCGAGCTGATCGCCGCGGTCCGGGCCGAGTTCGAGCACGACGCCACCCCCGACCTCAGCGGTTGGTGGACGCAGATCGACTCGTGGCGCGAGAGCTATCCGATGGGCTACGAGTGGCCGGACGACGGTTCGCTGTCGCCGCAGTACGTCATCGAGCGGATCGGCGAGCTGGCCGGGCCTGACGCGGTGTACACCGCGGGGGTCGGCCAGCACCAGATGTGGGCCGCGCAGTTCGTGAAGTACGAGAAGCCGCGTACGTGGATCAACTCCGGTGGGCTCGGCACCATGGGCTTCGCGGTGCCTGCCGCGATGGGCGCGCAGTTCGGGTTGCCCGGCACACAGGTGTGGGCGATCGACGGCGACGGCTGTTTCCAGATGACCAACCAGGAACTGGCCACCTGCGCGATCGAGGGGGCGCCGATCAAGGTGGCCGTGATCAACAACGGCAATCTGGGCATGGTCCGCCAGTGGCAGAACCTGTTCTACTCGGAGCGCTACTCCAACACCGATCTCGGTACGCACAAGCACCGGATCCCGGATTTCGCGCTGCTGGCCGAGGCGCTGGGCTGCGCCGGTCTGCGCTGCGAGGCCAAGGATGACGTCGACGCCACCATCCGGCGGGCGATGGAGATCAACGACCGCCCCGTCGTGATCGACTTCGTCGTGGGGAAGGATGCCCAGGTGTGGCCGATGGTGGCCGCGGGCACCGGCAACGACGAGATCATGGCCGTGCGCGGCATCCGGCCGCTGTTCGACGACGACGAGGTCTCGCAGGAAGCCACCGCGGTCGCGGAGGGAGAAGAAGCATGA
- a CDS encoding DUF397 domain-containing protein, translated as MSDRPADDKVHIRHELNLAGAVWTCAEPAGATLEHCAEYALVPHTDGVTYVALRQPTDPDGAVLIFTPSEWDAFTKGVLAGEFELPEDRAAR; from the coding sequence ATGAGCGACCGGCCTGCCGACGACAAGGTGCACATCCGGCATGAGCTCAACCTCGCCGGTGCCGTCTGGACCTGTGCCGAACCGGCAGGGGCGACGCTGGAGCACTGTGCTGAATACGCCCTCGTTCCGCATACCGACGGTGTCACCTATGTGGCTCTTCGACAGCCGACGGATCCGGACGGGGCGGTGCTGATTTTCACGCCTTCGGAGTGGGATGCGTTCACGAAGGGTGTGCTGGCCGGGGAGTTCGAGTTGCCGGAGGACCGGGCCGCCCGGTGA
- the ilvC gene encoding ketol-acid reductoisomerase, translating into MAVEIFYDDDADLSIIQGRKVAVIGYGSQGHAHSLSLRDSGVDVRIGLQEGSKSRAKAEEQGLRVLTVAEAAAEADVIMILAPDTKQRFIYEEHIAPNLKDGDALFFGHGFNIRYDLIKPPGNVDVAMVAPKGPGHLVRRQFVDGKGVPCLIAVEQDASGTAQALALSYAAAIGGARAGVIKTTFTEETETDLFGEQAVLCGGASALVQTGFEVLTEAGYAPEIAYFEVLHELKLIVDLMYEGGIARQRYSISDTAEYGDLTRGPRVISPAVKEEMKKILGEIQDGTFAREWVAEDEAGRPKFIELEQKGDRHPIEETGKKLRGLMSWVDRPITETA; encoded by the coding sequence ATGGCAGTGGAAATCTTCTACGACGACGACGCCGACCTGTCGATCATCCAGGGTCGCAAGGTCGCCGTGATCGGCTACGGCAGCCAGGGCCACGCCCACTCGCTGAGCCTGCGCGACTCGGGTGTCGACGTCCGGATCGGCCTGCAGGAGGGGTCGAAGTCCCGCGCCAAGGCCGAGGAACAGGGCCTGCGCGTGCTGACCGTCGCCGAGGCGGCGGCCGAGGCGGACGTGATCATGATCCTCGCCCCGGACACCAAGCAGCGCTTCATCTACGAGGAGCACATCGCGCCGAACCTCAAGGACGGGGACGCGCTGTTCTTCGGGCACGGTTTCAACATCCGGTACGACCTGATCAAGCCGCCGGGCAACGTCGACGTGGCCATGGTCGCCCCGAAGGGCCCGGGCCACCTGGTCCGCCGCCAGTTCGTGGACGGCAAGGGCGTGCCCTGCCTGATCGCGGTCGAGCAGGACGCCTCGGGCACCGCGCAGGCGCTGGCCCTGTCCTACGCCGCCGCCATCGGCGGCGCCCGCGCGGGCGTCATCAAGACGACCTTCACCGAGGAGACCGAAACCGACCTCTTCGGCGAGCAGGCTGTGCTGTGCGGTGGTGCTTCGGCGCTGGTGCAGACCGGCTTCGAGGTGCTGACCGAGGCGGGTTACGCCCCGGAGATCGCCTACTTCGAGGTGCTGCACGAGCTGAAGCTGATCGTCGACCTCATGTACGAGGGCGGCATCGCACGGCAGCGCTACTCCATCTCCGACACCGCGGAGTACGGCGACCTCACCCGCGGCCCGCGCGTGATCTCGCCCGCGGTCAAGGAGGAAATGAAGAAGATCCTCGGCGAAATCCAGGACGGCACGTTCGCCCGCGAGTGGGTCGCCGAGGACGAGGCGGGCCGCCCGAAGTTCATCGAACTCGAGCAGAAGGGCGACCGGCACCCGATCGAGGAGACCGGCAAGAAGCTGCGCGGCTTGATGTCGTGGGTGGACCGGCCGATTACCGAGACCGCCTGA
- the ilvN gene encoding acetolactate synthase small subunit, with the protein MTVHTLSVLVENKPGVLARVSGLFSRRGFNIESLAVGPTENPEVSRMTIVVAVEELPLEQVTKQLNKLVNVIKIVELEPGVAVQRELLLVKVRADATVRSQVLETVQLFRAKVVDVSPEALTVEATGTSDKIGALLRMLEPYGIRELVQSGMVAVGRGARSITATSPR; encoded by the coding sequence ATGACTGTGCACACACTGAGCGTGCTGGTCGAGAACAAGCCCGGTGTGCTCGCCCGGGTGTCCGGCTTGTTCTCCCGCCGTGGGTTCAACATCGAGTCCCTCGCCGTCGGGCCCACGGAGAACCCCGAGGTGTCCCGCATGACGATCGTGGTCGCCGTTGAAGAGCTACCGCTCGAACAGGTGACCAAGCAGCTCAACAAGCTGGTGAACGTGATCAAGATCGTGGAGCTGGAACCGGGCGTCGCGGTGCAGCGGGAACTGCTGCTCGTCAAGGTCCGGGCGGACGCCACCGTACGCAGCCAGGTGCTCGAGACCGTCCAGCTCTTCCGCGCCAAGGTGGTGGACGTCTCGCCGGAGGCGCTCACCGTCGAGGCGACCGGGACGTCGGACAAGATCGGCGCGCTGCTGCGAATGCTCGAGCCGTACGGCATCCGGGAGCTCGTGCAGTCCGGCATGGTCGCGGTGGGTCGCGGGGCCCGCTCGATCACCGCCACCTCACCCCGCTGA
- the serA gene encoding phosphoglycerate dehydrogenase — protein MTKPSKPVVLIAEKLAPSVLSVFGDEVEVRQVDGTDRPALLEAVKSADALLVRSATKVDAEVLAATTQLKVVARAGVGLDNVEIPPATERGVLVVNAPTSNIVSAAEHAVALLLSVARRVPAADQSLRGGEWKRSSFSGVEINGKTVGVVGLGKIGQLVSQRLAAFGTKLIAYDPYVSAARAAQLGIELVTLDELLGRADAISIHLPKTPETKGLIDAEALKKTKQGVIIVNAARGGLIDEDALAEAIRSGHVGGAGIDVFVTEPTTASPLFELPNVVVTPHLGASTAEAQDRAGTDVARSVLLALRGDFVPDAVNVSGGGSVGEHVRPYLSLTQKLGQVLTALNPKAPTSVTVSVKGELSSEDASVLQLAALRGVFTGVVEDQVTFVNAPRLAEELGVQVDLVSETESPKFRSLVTVRAVHGDGTTLTVSGSVTGKDDVEKIVEVNGRHFDLRAEGDVLLLEYPDRPGVMGRVGTLLGEAGINIEAAQISQTTDGSDAVMLLRVDRGVDNNVLEPIGATVGAHIIRSVDFS, from the coding sequence GTGACCAAGCCCAGTAAACCCGTCGTCCTCATCGCGGAGAAGCTCGCGCCCTCCGTGCTGAGTGTGTTCGGTGACGAGGTAGAGGTCCGGCAGGTGGACGGAACCGACCGTCCCGCGTTGCTCGAGGCAGTCAAGAGCGCCGACGCACTCCTGGTCCGGTCCGCCACCAAGGTGGATGCGGAGGTGCTTGCCGCGACCACGCAGCTCAAGGTCGTCGCGCGCGCCGGGGTCGGTCTGGACAACGTCGAGATCCCGCCCGCCACCGAGCGCGGGGTGCTCGTGGTCAACGCGCCGACCTCCAACATCGTCTCGGCCGCCGAGCACGCGGTCGCGCTGCTGCTCTCGGTCGCCCGCCGGGTGCCGGCCGCGGACCAGAGCCTGCGCGGCGGCGAGTGGAAGCGGAGCTCGTTCTCCGGGGTCGAGATCAACGGCAAGACCGTCGGCGTGGTCGGCCTCGGCAAGATCGGCCAGCTGGTCAGCCAGCGGCTTGCGGCGTTCGGCACCAAGCTCATCGCCTACGACCCCTACGTCTCGGCCGCCCGGGCCGCGCAGCTCGGCATCGAACTGGTCACTCTCGACGAGCTGCTGGGCCGCGCCGACGCGATCTCCATCCACCTGCCCAAGACGCCGGAGACCAAAGGCCTGATCGACGCCGAGGCCCTCAAGAAGACCAAGCAGGGTGTGATCATCGTCAATGCGGCCCGCGGCGGGCTCATCGACGAGGACGCGCTGGCCGAGGCGATCCGCAGCGGGCACGTCGGCGGCGCCGGCATCGACGTGTTCGTCACCGAGCCGACCACGGCCAGCCCGCTGTTCGAACTGCCGAACGTCGTGGTCACGCCGCACCTCGGTGCCTCCACCGCGGAGGCGCAGGACCGCGCGGGCACCGACGTGGCACGGTCCGTGCTGCTCGCGCTGCGCGGGGACTTCGTGCCGGATGCGGTGAACGTGTCCGGTGGCGGTTCGGTTGGTGAGCACGTGCGGCCGTACCTGTCGCTCACCCAGAAGCTCGGCCAGGTGCTCACCGCGCTCAACCCGAAGGCGCCGACCTCGGTGACCGTGTCGGTCAAGGGTGAGCTGTCCAGTGAGGACGCCTCGGTGCTGCAGCTCGCCGCGTTGCGCGGGGTCTTCACCGGTGTCGTGGAGGATCAGGTCACCTTCGTCAACGCGCCTCGGCTGGCGGAGGAACTGGGCGTGCAGGTGGATCTCGTGTCCGAAACGGAGAGCCCGAAGTTCCGCAGCCTGGTCACGGTGCGCGCGGTGCACGGCGACGGCACCACGCTGACCGTGTCCGGGTCGGTCACCGGCAAGGACGATGTCGAGAAGATCGTCGAGGTCAACGGCCGGCACTTCGATCTGCGGGCCGAGGGCGACGTGCTGCTGCTCGAGTACCCGGACCGGCCGGGGGTGATGGGTCGCGTCGGCACCCTGCTCGGCGAGGCCGGGATCAACATCGAGGCGGCGCAGATCAGCCAGACCACCGACGGCTCCGACGCGGTGATGCTGCTGCGCGTCGACCGGGGCGTGGACAACAATGTGCTGGAGCCGATCGGTGCCACGGTCGGAGCACACATCATTCGGTCTGTCGACTTCAGCTAG
- a CDS encoding S8 family peptidase — MSRTRLPRWAARSVALGSAVVLTAAVAGVPSAFAQAAPLADPVAPVKVDSTGFQGKLSSRLGAAQGEITAFVELAKKPAVDAFKAEESKGKEKAKQAARAAKNDVAAAVSSVVGQLRTADASTKLVTQTSNAVAGAVVTADAAKIRELAKRPDVASVRTVVPKTRTNATAEQLTNTLASWQKTGKFGDDVRVGVIDDGIDYTHADFGGPGTPEAFKSVDSTKPTPLFPNAKVVGGTDLVGDKYDSEGKNGSKTPAPDPNPIACGEHGTHVAGTIAGFGVNADGSTFTGDYRKLNKKKLEDMRIGPGTAPKALLYAIKVFGCKGSTNVTSQALDWALDPDGDGDFTDHLDVVNLSLGSDFGAPDDPDSLFVRKLAQNGVVPVISAGNGGDLNDIAGSPSNTPEALSVANTRDAGDLKDAVETTAPITGRQPGQYSQDYTGYDTLDLAAQVVPLSVDNKAGCAAYSAEDKAKVAGKIAWLEWDDNDATRPCGSAARANNAQAAGAKGVLLSSTLEHPAAGIAGNAGVPMFQFTGKATAAMRPGLAAGTLNVRLFGDGRTSLQTDDQSIVDTVSSSTSRGGRGPAVKPDVAAPGDTITSALRGSGNGRSVKTGTSMAAPHASGITALVRQAHPEWNVEEVKADVVGTAAHDVSDGKGHTYAPQRVGTGRIDAKAALDNQVLTYVQDDPGAVSVTFGTVEAAGPVTVSKTVKVVNKGVKPVEYSVGYEAVNSLPGVEYTVDKKSVKVGPRSAATVKVTLQIADPKALRKVMDPTMEATQSGSARQFVADASGRVAFTPKNGATVPLRVAVYSAPKPVSAITTPTGVRFNGDADQAVLNLGGKGIDQGDGAQRYRSLISMLELQAESPQLPECDTHVTSDCTLNRTAKGGDLRYVGAASTASLAKAQGEPEKATLAFGISTWSDFANLGSNTVPFVDIDTNGDGKPDFETYVTKSAGTDALFASTVSLTKPNNPRVDLQAINGQLGNVDTNVFDSNVMVLPVSIAALGIDPKAASHRISYTVGVNGFYTAPGVSDGLIDSVKTPLSFDALAPAYAVQGGGDAALTYVAKPGSALVVNRNKASVAGDKPMGLLALEHHNATGTRASVVRIESEVSHG, encoded by the coding sequence ATGAGCAGAACCCGGCTGCCCAGATGGGCAGCTCGGTCGGTGGCTTTGGGGTCCGCGGTGGTGCTGACGGCGGCTGTCGCCGGTGTGCCATCCGCCTTCGCGCAGGCCGCGCCGCTCGCTGATCCAGTCGCACCTGTGAAGGTCGACTCCACCGGTTTCCAGGGGAAGCTCTCGTCGCGGCTGGGCGCTGCGCAGGGCGAGATCACCGCGTTCGTGGAGCTGGCGAAAAAGCCGGCCGTGGACGCCTTCAAGGCCGAGGAGAGCAAGGGTAAGGAGAAGGCGAAGCAGGCTGCGCGCGCCGCGAAGAATGACGTTGCCGCCGCTGTCAGCTCCGTCGTTGGACAGCTTCGTACCGCAGACGCGAGCACGAAGCTGGTCACGCAGACGTCCAACGCAGTCGCCGGTGCGGTAGTGACAGCGGACGCGGCGAAGATCCGTGAACTCGCGAAGCGCCCCGACGTGGCTTCCGTGCGCACAGTGGTTCCGAAGACGCGTACTAACGCCACCGCCGAGCAACTCACCAACACGCTCGCCAGTTGGCAAAAAACTGGCAAATTCGGCGACGACGTCCGCGTCGGCGTGATCGATGACGGCATCGACTACACCCACGCCGACTTCGGCGGCCCTGGTACGCCGGAGGCCTTCAAGTCGGTCGACTCAACCAAGCCGACGCCGTTGTTCCCGAACGCCAAAGTGGTCGGCGGCACGGACCTCGTCGGTGACAAATACGATTCCGAGGGCAAGAACGGTTCCAAGACACCGGCGCCCGACCCCAACCCCATCGCGTGCGGCGAGCACGGTACGCACGTCGCCGGCACCATCGCGGGCTTCGGCGTCAACGCGGACGGCAGCACGTTCACCGGTGACTACCGGAAGCTGAACAAGAAGAAGCTCGAGGACATGCGGATCGGCCCGGGCACCGCACCGAAGGCTTTGCTGTACGCCATCAAGGTGTTCGGGTGCAAGGGTTCCACCAATGTCACCTCGCAGGCGCTGGACTGGGCGCTCGACCCGGATGGCGACGGCGACTTCACCGATCACCTCGATGTGGTGAACCTGTCGCTGGGCAGCGACTTCGGCGCACCGGACGACCCGGACTCGCTGTTCGTGCGCAAGCTCGCCCAGAACGGCGTGGTCCCGGTGATCTCCGCGGGCAACGGCGGTGACCTCAACGACATCGCCGGCTCGCCGAGCAACACGCCGGAGGCCCTCAGCGTCGCCAACACCCGCGACGCGGGCGATCTGAAGGACGCCGTGGAGACGACGGCCCCGATCACCGGCCGGCAGCCCGGTCAGTACAGCCAGGATTACACCGGCTACGACACGCTCGACCTGGCTGCCCAGGTGGTTCCGTTGTCCGTGGACAACAAGGCAGGCTGTGCCGCGTACTCTGCCGAGGACAAGGCGAAGGTCGCCGGCAAGATCGCCTGGCTGGAGTGGGACGACAACGACGCCACCCGGCCATGCGGATCCGCCGCGCGGGCGAACAACGCGCAAGCGGCCGGAGCCAAGGGTGTCCTCCTTTCATCCACGTTGGAGCACCCGGCCGCCGGGATCGCCGGCAACGCCGGGGTTCCGATGTTCCAGTTCACGGGCAAGGCGACTGCGGCGATGCGGCCGGGGCTGGCCGCGGGGACGCTGAACGTCCGCCTCTTCGGGGACGGCCGCACCTCCTTGCAGACCGACGATCAGTCCATTGTGGATACGGTGAGCTCGTCCACGTCGCGGGGCGGGCGTGGCCCGGCAGTGAAGCCGGATGTCGCCGCGCCCGGGGACACGATCACCTCGGCGCTGCGTGGCAGTGGCAACGGCAGGAGTGTCAAGACCGGCACGTCGATGGCCGCACCGCACGCTTCGGGCATCACCGCGCTTGTCCGCCAGGCGCACCCGGAATGGAATGTCGAGGAGGTCAAGGCGGACGTCGTCGGCACTGCCGCGCATGACGTCTCCGACGGCAAGGGGCACACCTATGCTCCGCAACGTGTCGGTACCGGCCGTATAGACGCAAAGGCGGCTCTCGACAACCAGGTGCTCACGTACGTGCAGGACGATCCTGGCGCGGTGAGTGTCACCTTCGGGACGGTCGAGGCTGCCGGGCCGGTCACCGTCAGCAAGACGGTCAAGGTGGTCAACAAGGGCGTCAAGCCGGTGGAGTACTCCGTCGGATACGAAGCAGTGAACAGCCTTCCCGGTGTCGAGTACACAGTCGACAAGAAGTCGGTGAAGGTAGGCCCGCGTAGTGCCGCGACGGTGAAGGTGACGCTTCAGATCGCCGACCCGAAGGCGCTGCGCAAGGTCATGGACCCGACGATGGAGGCGACGCAGTCCGGGTCGGCGCGGCAGTTCGTTGCCGACGCTTCGGGCCGTGTCGCGTTCACGCCGAAGAATGGCGCTACGGTGCCGCTGCGTGTTGCGGTCTACTCGGCGCCGAAGCCGGTTTCGGCGATCACGACGCCCACGGGTGTGCGCTTCAACGGCGACGCTGACCAGGCGGTGCTGAATCTCGGTGGTAAGGGCATCGACCAGGGCGATGGTGCACAGCGGTATCGGTCGCTCATCAGCATGCTTGAGCTGCAGGCGGAATCCCCGCAGCTGCCGGAGTGCGACACGCATGTCACCTCCGACTGCACGCTCAACCGCACTGCCAAGGGCGGCGACCTGCGCTACGTCGGTGCGGCGTCAACAGCGTCGCTCGCGAAGGCACAGGGCGAACCGGAGAAGGCGACACTGGCGTTCGGGATCTCCACCTGGAGCGACTTCGCCAACCTTGGGAGCAACACGGTGCCGTTCGTCGACATCGACACGAACGGTGACGGGAAACCGGACTTCGAAACCTACGTGACGAAGTCGGCGGGCACCGACGCGCTCTTCGCGAGCACAGTGTCGTTGACCAAGCCGAACAACCCGCGGGTTGACTTGCAGGCGATCAACGGGCAGCTCGGCAATGTGGACACCAACGTGTTCGATTCCAACGTGATGGTGTTGCCGGTCAGCATCGCCGCGCTGGGCATCGACCCGAAGGCTGCTTCGCACCGGATCAGCTACACCGTCGGCGTCAATGGCTTCTACACCGCTCCTGGCGTTTCCGATGGGCTGATCGACTCAGTCAAGACGCCGCTGTCGTTCGATGCTCTTGCGCCGGCGTACGCAGTGCAGGGCGGTGGCGACGCAGCGCTCACGTACGTCGCGAAGCCGGGTTCGGCGTTGGTGGTCAACCGGAACAAGGCGTCTGTCGCCGGTGACAAGCCGATGGGGCTGCTGGCGCTCGAACACCACAACGCCACGGGTACCCGGGCGTCGGTGGTGCGGATCGAATCCGAGGTTTCGCACGGCTGA